In Alkalispirochaeta americana, the sequence CCCACCCGTTCCCATTCCGAACACGGAAGTTAAGCCCTCTCGCGCCGATGGTACTGCCGCAAGGTGGGAGAGTAGGTCGTCGCCAGACGTTTTTTTTTGTATCCCCAGGAACCGCAGGGGCCTGGGGATACAAAAAGAACTCGATGGAAGGCGACGACCGTGCCAGGCGCGTACCGCAGGGACAAGGTCCCGAGGAACGCGCCGACGTCCGAACGAAGTGAGCGTGCTGCAAATTACAGTGGTACCGTGACTGGCGCAGGAGTAAAACGACAAATCGGCACCAAAAGCTCGCTTTTTCCGAGAGAGCGATCCTGGAAAATCTGCTCTGAGCGAAGAGTTCCCGGAAATCGTCAGCTACCGACTTGCCAACCATCGGTTGGGGCGCTATGCTGGGTATGGAAGGATTTCATGAGCGATCATAACGACGAACTACAGTTAGTGACATTTCAGCTTGGTGCTGAGTACTATGGGATCGACATTATGCAGGTGAAAAGTATTGAGGAAACCAAAGAGGTTCGCCCGATACCGAATTCGCCGGCTTATGTGGAAGGCATCTTTAATCTTCGCGGTGAGATCATCCCGGTAATAAACCTGCACAAGCGTTTTCATCTCGCCCGTGTCGCCGCCGACGAGGACGATGAACTCCTGCGGGGTTTTCTGATCATCCGGGTGGCGGGAATGCACGTGGCGATCATCATCGATAAAGTATCCCGGGTTCTCACGGTGAGCGCCGGCGAAATTCAGCAGCCACCACAAATGATCTCGGGAATTGGAGCTGAATACATCGAGGGTGTCGTGGCCCGTGAAGAGGGATACCTGATTATTCTTGATATCGACAGGCTCTTCAATATGCGTGAACTGGCTCAGCTGGAAACGATAGCCCGGTAAACAAGAGATCAATTCTCATGATTCCCACATTTCGACCTACTATCAGACGGGCTGACATGGATGCGGTCCTCACACGGCTTGCCGAAGACTCCATCGGTTCGGGCGTCTTGGCAAGCGAGTTTTCACAGAAGCTGGCCAAGTATCTCAACCGTCGCAGTGGGGTGTCCTTGCGTAGCTGGGGTTTGGCCTTTCGCGCGGCTCTCACGGCCTTGACTCTGCCTGCAGGGGCGCGAATCGGTTGTTCCGTCCTGGCGCCGGAAGCAGTTCGTCGTCAAATAGAGCTAATGGGCTTTGAAGCGGTGCTCCTGGACACACAAAAGGAAGTCCCTCTTCTTCCTTCTCCCCTGAACGTGGATTATGAGATATTCCGCCTGGATGCAATCTACGTTGACACTCGGTTGGGGTTCGTGGCCGATCTGGAAAGCTTCTCCCAACTTGGGATTCCCCTTATCGAGGACGTATCGGAGGGGCTCGGGGGAAACACGGGGAGCGTCATGGCCGGCAGTGTGGGCGAACTTGCCATAATCGGTCTTGAGCCGGATCATATCATTACTGCAGGAGGCGGGGCGGTGGTTGCTACAAGTAACACTCGCCGGGTCTCGGCCCTGAATAGCGCCGTGAACGGGGAGTCGGGTGATCTGCCTCTTCCCGACATGAACTCCGCCTTGGGGCTCACTCAAATGAAACAGCTCGAGACGTTCATAGAACGTCGCAGAGAGCTGGCTCGAAGATTCATGCGAACACTGCAGCGAACTCGCCACTCTCTGCCCGTGCAGCCGGGAGAGGGCGAAAACGTCTATTTTGCGCTTCCCGTGCTGGTGGAAAGCTCGCCCCGGGACGTGGAACACTACGCACGAACTCACGGGGTGACAGTGATCCGCGCCTTCCAGGAGACCATTTTGAATGCCCTCTCCGATGCCGACACCTCCCGGGAGGAGCCTCCTGAAGCCGACTCTGAATCCGGGACGGTTCTGGAACGGTATCCTCACGCCCTTTCCTTGGCGGGGCGAATGGTTCTGTTTCCTCTCTTTCCCACATTGAGCAAGGCTGACCAGGAGCGGATTGAACGCGTTCTCGCTACGCTTCCCTGACCGCCTGCTCATTCTGTGCATTGTATTGTTGCGAGAATAATCGGCGCGGGACAAGCTGCATTCCTTCGCGCACCCGTACTGAACTGCAGGGGAGTATGCCAGTGAAAGACCCAATCCAATCGGTGCTGGTCATTGCCAACACCGCAAAAGCCGGAGCCCGTGAACTTGCTGGTGAGATCGAATCCTATTGCATCCACCGCGGGTTGAGGGCCCTGGTTGTGCTTTACGAGGGAGAGTCCTCATCTCTCCCCGAAAAAGACGGCTTCGATCTGGCTATAACCCTGGGTGGAGATGGGACTGTCCTTTTTGCAAGCCGGGTCCTCGCCGGGCACAACGTGCCGATTCTCCCGGTGAACCTGGGTGATTTTGGTTTCATCAGCGAAGTTGGTCACGACGAATGGCAGCAAGCTCTGGAACGATATCTTGCTGGAGGGATCGATATCGGAGATCGTCTGGTGCTGGATGTAGAAGTAGTGCGAGAGGGGAAGCCTCTCTGCGCCTTCCGGGGGCTGAACGATGCCGTTGTTTCTTCGGAAGGCATATCCCGGATGATACGGCTCACGGTTCGCTTAAGCGATCAGTATCTGGGGGTCTATCGAGCTGATGGGGTGATGGTCGCCACTCCCACGGGCTCAACAGCCTATTCTGCTGCCGCAGGGGGGCCTATTCTCCACCCTGAGATGGAGGCAATGATTCTCAATCCGATCTGTCCGTTCACCCTGTCTCACCGACCAATTGTTATTCCTCCCGATGAAGTGGTGGAAATATCGATTGCGCAGGAGCAACGGACAGAGGTTGCCCTGACTGTGGATGGTCAGACCCTGACGCCTCTGGTCCAGGGAGATGCCGTAATCGTGCGGGCCAGCCCGAAAAAGGCGAGGATTGTTCGCTCCGATCGAAGAACGTTCTATGAAGTCCTCCGAAGCAAACTGAATTGGGCGGGTGGTTTGGATGATTGAGCGCATAACAGTCCGCAATTTTATTCTGGTTGAGCACCTTGAGCTGGATTTTACCCCGGGATTCACCGTGTTGACAGGAGAAACCGGGGCAGGAAAAAGTATTCTCGTGGGTGCCCTCTCGTTGCTCTTTGGCGGAAAGGGAGGGGCCGATCTGGTTCGTGCCGGTGCTCAGGAAGCGATGGTGGCGGGGGAATTCAATGTGGCAGGTCATACTGAGTGTGCATCCTGGCTCTCCTCCCGCGACATTGCCCCCGATGAGGGAGTCGTGCTGATTCGACGTACCGTGAAGACCTCCGGTCGCGGAACGATTTATATGCAGGATGTTCCTGTGACCCGGAGTGATCTGGAGGAATTTGCCGGATTCCTGCTTGATTTACACAGTCAGCATGAACACCAATCACTCTTTCATGAGAGTTCTCACCGCCGCCTGGTTGACCGCTATGCGGGAATCGAAGCGGACGTGGCCCGGTACGGCGAGGATTTTTCCCGTCTGGGAGATGTGCAACAGCAGTTGCAACGTCTGAGAGAACGGGAAAAAGATCGCCAGCGCGAAATTGAAATGCTCGAGTTTTCGCTCCAGGAAATAGAATCGGCAGGAATACGTCCCGGCGAGTGGGACGATCTGGAGATAGAGAGAGCAAAACTGGTCCAGTACGAAAAACTGGCAACTCACATTGAGGCAGTCTGCCACCTGACTGATTCTTCTCTTGCGGGAACACCTTCCCTGGTGGAACAGCTCAAAACAGCCAGGATCGAGCTTGCGGCTGCCGCCCGAATAGATCCATCCCTGGAGGGAGAGGCCTCACGACTGGAGAACTCCTACTACGAGATGGAAGATCTTCTTCAGTCGGTGACGGGGTATCGTGATCAAATGGTTTATGATCCGGCCCGACTGGATGTGATAGAAGAACGGCTGGGTCTGTTGCGGGGGCTCTTCAGGAAATACGGCGAGACGGAAGAGCAGGTTTTGCGCTACGCCGAGGAGGCAAGAGTTTCTCTGGCCGAGATAGAAAAGGCTGGAGAGAGCCGTGAAAAGCTGACTCATGATATCCTTCTGCTGGAGCAACGCCTTGGGCAGGAAGCCCGGCGACTCAGCTCCCTTCGCAGTGAGGCCGGTCAAGGCCTGCAGAAACAGATTCGGGAGGTTCTTGCAGAGCTGGCCATGGGGCGGGCGGAATTTATCGTCTCGGTTCAGATCAGAACAGGTGAATCAGGCCGGCTCATCTGTGGGCCCCACGGTGCTGATCGAATCCGATTCTTGATTTCCACAAACATCGGGGAAGAACCCCGTCCCCTTTCCCAGGTTGCTTCGGGAGGAGAACTCTCGCGGATAATGCTGGCTATCAAGACGGTCCTGGCCGGTAGCGATGATCTGCGCACGCTGGTCTTTGATGAGATAGATACGGGAATTGGAGGCCAGGTGGCGCTGGCTCTGGCAGCCCACTTGCGAAGTCTGGCAGACCACACCCAGGTGATTTGCATTACGCACCTTGCGACGATCGCTGTTCGTGCCGATAATCATATAGCGGTGGAGAAACATGTAGAGGGCGATCGTACGATTATTTCCGCACGGAAGCTCGCTGATCAGGATTGCGTGCAAGAGATAGCCCGGATGCTCTCTGGTGATGGCCAGGAGACGCACAGTGTGGAGCACGCCCGCGCCCTGCTTGACCGCTATCGGGGAGATGCTCATGGGAAAGATTAGTAATGAAGCGCGGCAACAGTACTTCGAGCGAATAAAAGAGTACAAGCATACCGCTGAAGCGATTTTGCAGCGTGAGAAGAGTCTTCTCAAAGTTATCGCAGGCGATCAGAGCGGGGCCAGTTATAAGTACCTTACGCTGGCGGAAGATCGCTTGAATATGGCCTCCTATTTCTTGTTGCAGAATGCCCTCTCGGTAACCCTTCTGGGGGTAAAAAATGAGGCCTTTCTCAACGACGCACGAAAGAGTTGTTATCAGTCGGTGATTTACCTGGAAGAAGTCGTCTCCAGTCACATCGATCTCCCTTTTTCGGAATATTCCGAATTTCTGGAGTCGATTGACGGTATTTCCGACGAGAATCGCTATCGGCTTGCACGAAAATTGGGCTTTACCATCCAGTCGGTTGTAGATGCTTTCGGGCGTAATTCAAAATGGCGCTGGTCTTTTGTGGAGCTCGAGGGGCGCTACGCTGCGGTAGCAAAGAACCTGGTGAATTTCAAGACCTTTCTGGCTGGAATGGATCCTCAGGAAGAGGGGTATCAGGCTCGAATGGGGATGCTGGAGCTGATCATCTACCTCTTGAGCCAATCGGCCGACCGATACCGGGAGAAGTACGAGCTTTCCACTCTCCGTATCGACGATTTCAAGAGGGCTATATCCTTTCTTGCTGCTTTGCGCCGCATCTACACAGTCCTGGGAGAGGCTGAAAAAGCAGAGGACGTGAAGAAGAAGATGGAAGTCTGGAAAGCGAAGATGGATGCCGACGAGAAAAACCAGGCGCAACAGCGGAAGCGCAAGGGATAGTTCTGGTGGGAGCAGTTTTACGGATACTTCTTCTCGGGCTGGCCGCAGTTTCCGTGGCCTTGGTTGTGCCTCGTGCGGCAGGTGACGAGCTCCAGGTGCGAATCCGTTGGGATCGGGTGATCTCTCAGGAGATGGTAGCCCTGTCCGAGTCAGGAGGGTGGTCCTTTGGAAAGGGCCTTTTCGCTGTCGGGCGAAGCACTCTGGGCGTTTTCTCCGAACCTGACGGAGAGATCCTCTCCAAGGCGATTCGCCATCGCGCTTTTTCAAGTTCCGGTGATTTTTATATAAATCAGGCGGGGACGATTGCTGATCGATGGGTTGTCACCAACCGACGAACCGGAGCTGTCAGCTTTCATGAGCGCCGGGGGGTTCCCCGCTTGTATGGCTCTATCCTCGCGCAGTTCGCAACGCGGACGATAACGCTTCGGGACAGCCGCTACGGAGGGAAAATCCATCTTCCCCGAAGAGTGGCTCTTTCTGCCTTTGATGCACTTCCTGGTCGGGGGGATGAGGGAGATTTCGGGTTTGCTGTTCTGGGCGACCTTTTTGGGGAAGTATCGTTCCACCGGCTGGATTTCAAGGGAATCGAAGAGGAACAGTACTTTTTAGCCTCCGCAATGGGTCCGGTATTCGGGATAAAGCTCATATCCGGAAACACTCCCCATGTGCTGGTTGTTCGTGGGCGTGATCCCCAGATGGTAGAGCTTTTTCGGTATGGCGATAAGGAGCCCCGGATGCGGGAAGAGATCCCCCCTGAAGCGGCTGTGAAGGAGCCTCTGGCATTTCACGAGATGAGTGATTTCCTGATGATGGTCGGGTTAAAGGAGCGCTTTCTTGTTCTCGACAGTCAGGCCAATGAGCTTCGGTATAGCAATGCTTCCATGGCGGGAGCTGTTGCAGCGGTGATCCCAGGTGCGGGGGGAGAACTCCTGGTCGCCGCCGCACAGGATCAGGGCCTCTCCCTGGCCTTGTGGACCCTTGCCGGCTTTGATCGCCCCCGAGAGGATCGCCGGGGACCTGTGGCCTGGTCCGTGCCGGGAGCCCGCTTTGCTGCAGCGGGAGAGGATCTTCTGGTGGTCGAGCGAAACGATCGCTTCTTTGCGCTTGAGGTGACACGATGATTGTGACTGTGGGCCTTCTTCTTCTCGCTTTGGTCCTTTCGCCTGCCGGGGCGCTTGAGGAGGGGTGGGGCTGGCCTGTGGATGGATCTTTTGATCTTGAAGAAGGAAATTCTGCAGCGGGATTTGTCTATCGCCTGGTTCCTCGTTCCCGGGACAACGCCCTCCGGGCCATCGCTCCGGGAGAGGTAATCTTTCGATCCAGCCCCCCCCGGACAGAATCGCTTCGAACCTCGGCTATACCTCGGGAGGCGAACTTTGTGGCGATCCGGCACCGGGAGGGGTTTATTTCCGGCTACTTTAGCGAAGGGTCGCTCGAGGGCTTCCCCCGGCAGGGAAGTGGCAAGGAGGAACATCTTGCCTGGATCGATGTAGTTCTGTGGGATGAAGTTCTTCAGGATCAGGTTAATCCCCGCCTTTTGTGGTCCGAGCCGGAAGTCTTTGGAAAAACCGGCTTGCCCCAGGTTGAGTTTGTTCAGCAGGGAGATCCGGTGCACCCCTCGGCTTTGATGGAAGGAGAGGTGGTCTTGCGCATTCCTCCCGGAAGCCTTGATGCTTCACGGTTGCCGTGGGAAATACGCCTTCTTGAAGGGCGAGAGAAAAAAGTACAACAACGATTTGTGTTTCCCCGGGATCTTGATCGGTTTGAAGAACCCTCCGGGGGCTTTGAGCTTTTTCGCTTCGACGCACGTCCTGGGCGGGGGGCCTTCGTGCTGGAGGCGGTGCGGTTTGATCGGACGTTGCAGCGAAGAACCCTGCGCTTTACCGTCCGGGAGGATCAGTCTGCCCAGCCCGGCCCTTGACACTTCCCGATGCTTTTTCCATGATGCGGTAATCTCTTTGGAGATGATTGCGTGATTAGACGTCGCCTGGAAGAACTGTCCCTGCAAGCCCTTTTTACCCTGGCAGAGCAGAACGGGCTGGATCTTGGGCCGGATACGGATCGTTCATCGGTTATCGAGGAGCTGCAGGATCTGATCGCTGAGAACCAAGAGGATCGGGAACAAAATAACAGTGTTACCGTTCAAATTCAGCAAAAAAAGTTTGCTCTGATCAACGATGACGATACGCCTCTGACAGGGGAGCAGCTGGATAGCTTTGAGCTTCCCGATGACTACGAGATAAACAAAATAACCCTGATGCTGAGGGATCCTCGCTGGGCCTTTGCTTACTGGGATTTAAGCTCGGCGAAGAAACGGGAGTACAGTGAGTCTTCCCGTTTTGACGGAATCTCCCTGCGGGTTATTGAGGTGGAGCGGGAAAAACAGGAGATCATCATTCGTGACTCCTTTGAGATTCCTGTGCAGCTGAGTGACTCAAGCTGGTACATACACATTCCCAGGCAACAGACTTCGTATCGAATTCAGCTGATCGGGCTGAACCAGCATCGTCGGGAACTTCTGGCTGTTTCCAATCGAGTGTACGTCCCGGCGGCTCATTTGCCGGTGATGCCCGAGGCGATGACGCCCCAGCAGATGGCGCTCTTTGAGCTCTGCGGTATGGAGTATCTGGAAGTGAGTCCCTTCGGCAGCGACGCTGCACAGTCGACGCAGGAGTAACATTATCGTGGGAAAATCTATCCTCATTCTTCATTCGCATTTGCCTTTGGTACGCCATCCTGAGTACGAAACGTTCCTGGAAGAGCGATGGCTCTTTGAGGCGATCAGCGAAACCTACCTTCCTTTGTTGCGGATGATGCACCGCCTTGATACCGAAGGAATTCCTTCGCCCATGGCGATGTGCTTTTCGCCTACCTTGAGTTTCATGCTCCAGGATCCTCTTCTGATGGAGCGCTACGGGCGCTTCCTGGACAAGAACATTGAACTGGCAGAGCAGGAACTGGATCGGACAGCGGGCGAACCGGCTGTTCATTCCCTGGCTCGCATGTATCATTCCCGTTACACCACGGACCGCGAAGAGCTTCATTCTCTGTATGGAGGAAATATCCTCAAGGGTTTTGACCGCTTCGCCCGGAAGGGGACCATTGAGCTGATCGCCACGGCTGCCACGCATGCCTTTCTTCCCAATTACCGCAGCTATTCCGAGGTGGTTCGTTGCCAGGTGGAGCTGGGGGTCGAGAGTCATACAAAGCACTTTGGGCGTCCGCCCCGTGGCTTCTGGCTCCCCGAATGCGGCTATTACGAGGGGCTTGACCGGATTCTCGCCGATGCGGGGGTCGAATATTTTGTTGGGGCTGCCCACGGGGTTCTCTTTGGCGAGCCCTCTCCCGATACGGGAACTTACGCACCTCTCGCTACAAAGGCGGGGGTTGCTGTTTTTCCTCGCGATGTCTACACAGCGACGTGGGTTTGGTCATCAAACCAGGGATATCCCACCAATCCCTCGTACCGGGATTTTTACCGCGATATCGGCTACGATCTCCCCCTGGAGCAGGTAGGGCCGTTTATCCACGATGGAAACGTCAGAATAGATACGGGATTCAAGTATCACGCCATTACCGGACCAACCGACGATAAAGAGCTTTATGACCAGGAGGCAGGACGACGAAAGGCCCGGGAACACGCCCGCGATTTCTACACTCGCCAAAAAGAGCATAGTGCACGACTGGGAGAGGTTCTTTCCGCAGAACCTGTAATAACCAGCCCCTTTGACACTGAGCTCTTTGGTCATTGGTGGTTCGAGGGGCCACAGTGGCTGGAAGAACTTTTTCGTGTTGCCCACGAGGATCAGCAGGAGTGTGTGAAGGCCAACGGTGCAGAGGGCGCTCCTTTTTCCATGACCACCCCGTCGTCCTATCTGGACGAGTTTGGCCCTGCCGGTGAGGTGGCTCCCACTTTTTCCAGTTGGGGGAGCGGGGGCTACGCCCAGGTTTGGATGGATGGAACCAATGACTGGCTCTACCGCCACACCCATCAGGCAGTAGAGCGAATGGCTGAATTGGTGGCCCGGTTCCCCGATGAATCGGGGTTGAAGGAACGCGCCCTGAACCAGGCAGCCCGGGAAGTCCTTCTTGCCATGGCCTCGGACTGGCCGTTCATCATGAACGCCCGCACCGTGGTGACCTACGCGGAACGAAGGGTCAAGGAACACCTGTACAATTTTACCCGGGTCTACGCAGCCCTCTCTCAGCGAAATATGGGAACCGAATGGCTCACGAGGCTCGAGAAAAAACACCCTCTGTTCCCTGACCTCAATTATCGCCGGATGAAACGGGCCACCACCGAGGCTTTGAGGGATCTGATCTGACCCTCGGGTGTCTGCTGGATCACGCCGGCGAGGCGTGAGGGATTGGTATCCTGAAGATTCCGATAGCCACATTGTTTGCCTGAAAGACTGACCGAGCGGTTCTCCGCTCGGTTTTTTTTGCTGTTATAACGCTCTCAGAGAAAGATGCTTCACTGAACCCCTGACAGACGGGGAATGTCAGGGGTAAACGTTTGTGTATCTCTTTCCCCCGTTTTTTTTTCCGGATCTGCAGAATTCTGTCTACAAACATTGACAGCTTTGTTTGGTGCGGTAGTATATAATGGAAGTGGTAAAGAGTGGGAAATACTAGGATTTTGTGGTGAAAAAGGGATGATTACTGGCCAATACCGGAGTGTTCTCGACGAAAAGGGCAGGGTGTTGCTACCCAGTCGCTTGCGGGGCGAGATTCCAGGATCATCTCTGGTGGTCACCGCAGGAATTGATCGTTGCCTGTGGCTGTTCCCCCCCGATGAGTGGAAGCAATTGTCGGATCAGCTCATGGAGGCTGCGTCTCCCTTTTCACGGCGCGCCAGGCTCCTGCAGCGACGTATTATTGCGCCGGCTCAGGAGATTGAGCTGGACAAGACGGGGCGGATTCTCATTCCGCCGAGCCTGAAGGAGACCGTGGGGCTCAAGAAGGATTGCGTCCTCCACGGAATAAAAAAATATATCGAGATATGGGATGTGGACGAATATTCTGCGTATCTCCGGGAGAATGAAGATGAATTTCAGGAGGCGGCCGAAGAACTGGGAGGAGCCGTCTCCTTCTTTTGATTCTCTTCATCCTTCCCGGAAGATGCTGGATCTGGCCGCATTGAGTATTGAATGAAGTGGGAAGCACGCGATCTGGACGTGGTGCGTGCAGACGGAAAAGCCCGTGACAATCGGGATATTTTGGCTATGGAGACGCTTGACCGCGGAGATGCTTTGATAATGACAGATCTTGTGCATGAGCCAGTTTTGTTGCAGTCCGTGGAAGAGTTCTTTTTTCCACTGCATCCGGGGGGGGTGATCTGTGATGCCACCCTGGGAGGAGGGGGCCACACTGCCCGTTTCCTGGAGCGCTCTCAATCATGTCGCGTTGTGGGGATTGATGTGGATAGTCAGATGCTGGCCCGGGCACGGAAAAGGCTTGGAGATGATCCTCGGGTGGAGTTTGTTTGTGGCTGGTTCGACGAGGTCCTGGCAGAGCGAAGCGGCTTTGACAGAATTCTGATCGATCTGGGGGTTTCGATGATTCATATGAAAAGCCCCGATCGGGGATTCTCCCTGCGAGAGGAAGGCCCTCTGGATATGCGGCTGGACGCGACAGGCGACGGCCTTCCGGCGGCCGAGTTTATCCTGCAGAGGAGCGAGCAGGAGCTGGCCGACGTGATTTTCCGTTACGGCGAGGAACGCTATTCGCGTCGTATCGCTGCCGCGATTGTGGATGCCCGCGATGCAAAGGGAATACATACCACGGCAGACTTGGCCGAGATCGTGCGGAGGGCTGTTCCCCCGGCCTACCGCCGGGGAAGAACGCATCCCGCAACAAAAACCTTCCAGGCTCTCCGGATTGCCGTAAACGATGAGCTCGGAAGGCTTGAACGGGTACTGCCCCGGGCAGCGGCGGCTCTGAACCCCGGAGGCCGTCTGGGGATCATTACCTTTCACTCGCTGGAAGACCGGATTGTAAAGCATCGATTTCGGGACATGTCCCGCGAAAAGAACTCTTCCGAACCTTCCCATATGCCGATGGTAGTGGAAGAGGAAAGCTTTCGGGTGATTACCAGGAAGCCAATCGTTCCTTCGGAGGAGGAGAGGGCAACCAACCCCGCCTCACGAAGCGCCAAACTCCGTATTCTGGAGCGAAAGCACCCAGGAGAGTCCCAGGGGGATAGATCATGACGAAAATCGTGATGATCGGAACGGCAATAACGCTGATCTCGACACTCTTTTTTGCGAATGTGTGGCAGTCCTACCGTTTCACCCAGCTGGAACGGGATGTTCTTGCTACCCAGAGGGATCATCGATTGCTTCTGGAAGAGAACAAACGGCTGGTTGTGGGCATCGCAGGGCTCCGATCTCCCCGGAGGATTCGGGCTCTTGCCGAAACAGAGCTGGCTTTGGAACCGCTTTCGGCGAATCGCATACAGCGGGTGGATATCTCGGGAGGTTTGAGTGCCTCTCCGTGAGTTGTTGCGCCTGGGGCAACTGCCCCTTGCTGTTCATGGGGAGGTGCTTTTCTCTGCTCCCGCCGTGGCCCGGGAGGAGGACTCCCTGCTGTCGGTGTGCATTGATTCCCGCGAATGTTCCCGGGGTTCTCTTTTTTTTGCGCTTCCTGGTGCGCGCACTGACGGTCATCGTTACGTCCAGGAGGCGATCAGTCGGGGAGCTGTGGCGGCAGTCGTGAGTTCTCAGGAGGATCCCCTGAGCGGGCAGGAATGGGCCGTGCCCGTGGTCTGCGTGCAGGATGTCCTCACGGCGCTGCACCAACTGGCCTCGTGGTATTGCAAGACACACCTGGCAGGGCCTGTTCGAATTGGCGTTACCGGAAGTAACGGAAAAACCACAACAAAAGAGATGATCGCATCGATTCTCCGGTGTGCTGGCCCCACGAGTTCCAGTTTCGGGAACCTGAACTCCGAGACGGGATTGCCTCTGGCCGTTTTTCAGACGGATCCCGACGCCCGTTATGCCGTGTACGAGATGGCCATGAGCAATCCGGGTGAGATGGAGGTGCTGGCAGACATCGTGCGTCCCGATCTTGCGGTGATCACAAATATTGGCGAGGCCCACATCGGGAATCTGGGGAGTCAGGAAGCTATCGCCCGGGAAAAAAAGGCGATCGCCTCCCGCTTCGATGGTCCCCAGCGCCTCATCATCCCTGAGGATGATCCCTTCTCGGCCTATTTGCGAGAAGAAATCCCGGGAGAGGTTCTTTTTTTCGGGATGCAGAGTCAGAAGGCTCGTCTTGAAGCCGGCGAGAATCCGGGTGCTCAGCGGCTGTTTGTAGATGAAGAATGCTACCCCCTCCCCCTGGAGGGTGCGCATAATGGTCGAAACGCTCTTGCGGCGGTTGCTGTGGCCCAGGCGTTGGGGATCGGTTCCGATTGTGTCCGCCAGGGTTTCCAGACACTTCGGTTGCCGTCGGGGAGAAGCGAGCTGCTTCAGGGCAAAAACGGGGGCCTTGTTCTGAACGATTGCTATAACGCGAACCCTGAATCGTGCATTGCTGCCTTGGAAACTGTGGCTGCTGTGCACAGCGAAAGACAGCGGCGGGTTCATGAGGGCGGAGGCAGGCTGGTTCTGATTTTGGGGGAGCTGGCCGAACTGGGGGCTGCCTCGATTCCTGGCCACAGGAGGGTTCTGGAAAGAGCTCTTTCTCTTGAGCCCGATCTGATTATACTGGTGGGGGTCGCAGACCAGATCGGTCCTGCGGGAACGGCTTCGGCCTGGGACGGCCTGGAGG encodes:
- a CDS encoding chemotaxis protein CheW, which produces MSDHNDELQLVTFQLGAEYYGIDIMQVKSIEETKEVRPIPNSPAYVEGIFNLRGEIIPVINLHKRFHLARVAADEDDELLRGFLIIRVAGMHVAIIIDKVSRVLTVSAGEIQQPPQMISGIGAEYIEGVVAREEGYLIILDIDRLFNMRELAQLETIAR
- a CDS encoding DegT/DnrJ/EryC1/StrS family aminotransferase, with the translated sequence MIPTFRPTIRRADMDAVLTRLAEDSIGSGVLASEFSQKLAKYLNRRSGVSLRSWGLAFRAALTALTLPAGARIGCSVLAPEAVRRQIELMGFEAVLLDTQKEVPLLPSPLNVDYEIFRLDAIYVDTRLGFVADLESFSQLGIPLIEDVSEGLGGNTGSVMAGSVGELAIIGLEPDHIITAGGGAVVATSNTRRVSALNSAVNGESGDLPLPDMNSALGLTQMKQLETFIERRRELARRFMRTLQRTRHSLPVQPGEGENVYFALPVLVESSPRDVEHYARTHGVTVIRAFQETILNALSDADTSREEPPEADSESGTVLERYPHALSLAGRMVLFPLFPTLSKADQERIERVLATLP
- a CDS encoding NAD(+)/NADH kinase codes for the protein MPVKDPIQSVLVIANTAKAGARELAGEIESYCIHRGLRALVVLYEGESSSLPEKDGFDLAITLGGDGTVLFASRVLAGHNVPILPVNLGDFGFISEVGHDEWQQALERYLAGGIDIGDRLVLDVEVVREGKPLCAFRGLNDAVVSSEGISRMIRLTVRLSDQYLGVYRADGVMVATPTGSTAYSAAAGGPILHPEMEAMILNPICPFTLSHRPIVIPPDEVVEISIAQEQRTEVALTVDGQTLTPLVQGDAVIVRASPKKARIVRSDRRTFYEVLRSKLNWAGGLDD
- the recN gene encoding DNA repair protein RecN — encoded protein: MIERITVRNFILVEHLELDFTPGFTVLTGETGAGKSILVGALSLLFGGKGGADLVRAGAQEAMVAGEFNVAGHTECASWLSSRDIAPDEGVVLIRRTVKTSGRGTIYMQDVPVTRSDLEEFAGFLLDLHSQHEHQSLFHESSHRRLVDRYAGIEADVARYGEDFSRLGDVQQQLQRLREREKDRQREIEMLEFSLQEIESAGIRPGEWDDLEIERAKLVQYEKLATHIEAVCHLTDSSLAGTPSLVEQLKTARIELAAAARIDPSLEGEASRLENSYYEMEDLLQSVTGYRDQMVYDPARLDVIEERLGLLRGLFRKYGETEEQVLRYAEEARVSLAEIEKAGESREKLTHDILLLEQRLGQEARRLSSLRSEAGQGLQKQIREVLAELAMGRAEFIVSVQIRTGESGRLICGPHGADRIRFLISTNIGEEPRPLSQVASGGELSRIMLAIKTVLAGSDDLRTLVFDEIDTGIGGQVALALAAHLRSLADHTQVICITHLATIAVRADNHIAVEKHVEGDRTIISARKLADQDCVQEIARMLSGDGQETHSVEHARALLDRYRGDAHGKD
- a CDS encoding DUF4912 domain-containing protein — protein: MIRRRLEELSLQALFTLAEQNGLDLGPDTDRSSVIEELQDLIAENQEDREQNNSVTVQIQQKKFALINDDDTPLTGEQLDSFELPDDYEINKITLMLRDPRWAFAYWDLSSAKKREYSESSRFDGISLRVIEVEREKQEIIIRDSFEIPVQLSDSSWYIHIPRQQTSYRIQLIGLNQHRRELLAVSNRVYVPAAHLPVMPEAMTPQQMALFELCGMEYLEVSPFGSDAAQSTQE
- a CDS encoding glycoside hydrolase family 57 protein, whose product is MGKSILILHSHLPLVRHPEYETFLEERWLFEAISETYLPLLRMMHRLDTEGIPSPMAMCFSPTLSFMLQDPLLMERYGRFLDKNIELAEQELDRTAGEPAVHSLARMYHSRYTTDREELHSLYGGNILKGFDRFARKGTIELIATAATHAFLPNYRSYSEVVRCQVELGVESHTKHFGRPPRGFWLPECGYYEGLDRILADAGVEYFVGAAHGVLFGEPSPDTGTYAPLATKAGVAVFPRDVYTATWVWSSNQGYPTNPSYRDFYRDIGYDLPLEQVGPFIHDGNVRIDTGFKYHAITGPTDDKELYDQEAGRRKAREHARDFYTRQKEHSARLGEVLSAEPVITSPFDTELFGHWWFEGPQWLEELFRVAHEDQQECVKANGAEGAPFSMTTPSSYLDEFGPAGEVAPTFSSWGSGGYAQVWMDGTNDWLYRHTHQAVERMAELVARFPDESGLKERALNQAAREVLLAMASDWPFIMNARTVVTYAERRVKEHLYNFTRVYAALSQRNMGTEWLTRLEKKHPLFPDLNYRRMKRATTEALRDLI
- the mraZ gene encoding division/cell wall cluster transcriptional repressor MraZ, with translation MITGQYRSVLDEKGRVLLPSRLRGEIPGSSLVVTAGIDRCLWLFPPDEWKQLSDQLMEAASPFSRRARLLQRRIIAPAQEIELDKTGRILIPPSLKETVGLKKDCVLHGIKKYIEIWDVDEYSAYLRENEDEFQEAAEELGGAVSFF